TACTTTCGAACTCTTTAAGAATCCTCATCTTAGTTACCATTTTATAGCCTCTACTTAAGTTATCCCTCAGGGAAGTTATAAAGCTCGGGCCGTACCTCACGTAGACACGCATGCATTACGTCTGCTCTCAAGGTATCTCTTCTGCGAGCTCGCAATTTCCTTGACTGCTTCCTCAGGGTTTACCGCCAGCGTTATGGCTCTGCCAACGACCTCAGCGTCAGCGCCTGAGCAGAGTCCCTCGCCGGGCTGCGCACCCATTCTCAGGATGCCTGATGCGAGGATCACGTACTTCTTGGTGAAGAAGTTTTTGAGGTCTTTAATGACTATGCTCTTGCTGGCTGGGACTATCAGCCCTGAGGCGTCCGCTAAGTTCAGGACACCCCTAACCAGAGGGTATGAGGGATCGAGCACCTCCCCAGCCCCTTCATGTGGTAGGGAGACCTGTAGGAAGAGGTCCATGTCCAAGCCCTTCACCTGAGCCGACAGGGACTCTAAAGCCCCCTTGTAGCCGACGAATGCGTGGGCCACCACCCCGTGGAAACCGACGCTGGAGACCTCGCTGACTGCAGGCCCCATGACCTCGGCTAGGTCGGCGAGCTTCAGATCCGCGATGAAGTAGTAGTCGTTCCTGTGTTTGCCGATTAAATTGCCTAAACCCTTGAGGCCGTATCTAAGCATGTAGGGCAACCCTATCTTAACGCCGGAGATGAAATCACGGACTTTGTTTAGAAACACATCAAGCACCACGATGTCTGGAGGCGGATAATTCACCGCCAGCACTATAGGTCTTCCACTGCCTCTCAGCATCCTGTGTGCGAGCCCCATCAGAACACCTAAAATAATACCGAGTGTGTTTAAAAATAGAGTTCATCACCTTAAGCCTCGCCACGTGCGCTAAAGCCACCCTGCTAGATTTACCCCGCCATTCAAGTTCAGTGATTCTCAAGCGAGTGAAGAAGTGTCGCACCCTTACTGCTTAGCTTGACTCTAACGTCCTTCCCATTGCCTTCCATGGCGATCAACCCCGTCTGCGCAAGCAGGTTCAGATCGTTCTCGAGGTCTTTCGAATACGGGCCGAAGGAGTAATTCACGAAGCTGTAGCCCAGCTTGACCCCCTTCTCGCTCTGCATCACGTAGATCGCCTTATGCAGCTCCAACACGCTGTTAAACTCTTTATACCTACCCACAATCTTCAGGAGCTTCATAAGCGGTAGTTCGTTCCGCATACGTATCTCCGGTATTACTCCTTAAAGCTTGAGAACCGTATAAAAGACCTAACCTCTAATCTCTATCTGAAGCAATTTAAGGACGCAAGCTGATCTAAGAAGTTCCAAGCGCTTACTAAGGCTGAAGCCCGTACCTCCTGAATATTTCGTGAAGTCTTTCAGGGTTTTTGGAGTAGAATCTGAGCTTAACCACCGACTTGCCGCTGCTCGTCTGGACTAGATCTACGAACATCCTCTTAGTGTTGACCTCTACCTTGTACTTACTCTCGCCGAAGGGGAACTTGAGAGCGATCCCAGTGCCCAGCACGCCCTTATCATATACCTCGTACTCGGACACTACCTGAACCATCACTCTGACGGATCTTCTGCTCATCAAGTTCACGGCCTGGACTAAGGCGAAGGGGACTTCATAACCAATCAGGTAAGCTAGGAATCTGTACTCGCTTACCTCAACTATGGTTAGAGCGTTGATGAACTGGAAGTACGCCCAATACCATATGAAGAAGACCGGGAGGATTGCCAGATTCAGCATTGAGAGCTTCAGCATGGGCTTCAGCTCAGCCACCAGTTCAGAGTCCTTACTCTGCAGCTCCATGACATCCGATCTAGAGGACTTCAAAAGTAGCCTGCCGCCCCTCACTTCCTCGGGCGATACCTTGCCCCCAACCCTCGATTTCCTAACGCTCCACGTGGTGAAGACCATGGCCGCTAGGAAGAACAGTATGAACGTGTACTGATAGTATTCAGGGTAGAACACGTTGACCGTGGCTAACGTAAGTATGAGGACTTGCGAGTACACCGTCGAAACCAGTAGCTGCTTCCTGCTCTGGACGTAAGCCATCACACACACCCCAAGGAAACTTAATTGCGCAGTAATAAATTACTTTGGTGGCAGCTGCTTGAGCGGACTTAACTTAATAGCCATGCTGGACAGACTGATCTCACAGTCTAAGGTGGTTGAGTCGGGTGAGAGCAAGTACGTTGTGAAGAGCTTTACCGGAGAGAAGTCCTCCCTCAAATGGCTTCCCGTAAGTGCCCTGCTAAGCCCCATCTACCCCTTCGCATATAGCCCGAAGGAGAGGCTCGAGAGGGAGTTGAGGTTCTTCAGCACGAGATGGGAGAGCTTCAGAACCCCGAGGATTATAGAGGTTGACGAGGAGAACTACACGGTTAAGAGGGAATACATATACGGAAGACCACTGAACATGAATCTAGACGCTCGGAAGCTGGGTCTAGCGGTAGGTGAGGTGCATAAGAAGGGATGGGCTTTAGGAGACACTAAACCAACTAACTTTCTAGTTGGTGATGATGACGTGCCCTGCATAATCGACGCCGAGCAAGCCATACCGGACGCAGAGAAACACCATATCGCATGGGATCTCTACCTGATCTTCCTAACCTCGAGTTATGTGTTCGTGAGTTCTACCAGAATGTTCGACGAGTTTATTAGGGAATTCATATCGAGTCACGGCAGGGAGTGCCGGTGTGCCGAGGTTTACAGTGAATTAATCAGTGCTAGATTCGGCGGGCTTCTCATACTCCTACCGCCCTCCCACCTATATAGACTTGTTAGCGCCGTCGAGAATATCACGCAAGACCTGCTATGATATGGACTAGAATTAGGTCCTGCCTGAGGAGTTCCAGGGAAAATAAAGTTGCTGTATTTCTTCAGGTGCCCTGCCGTCGACCCGCTGGCTGCACGACTCTACCGCTATCCCTTACTTTAGGAGGTTTATACACGGTGATGGTCACACCCTCGCTCGCCTTAGTTATCTTCACCTCTTGAATCACGTCCCTGTAACCGCAGGACTTACACTTAATTATGTACCTAGCCAGTTTATGTCCGTTAGCGAGCTCCGCCTCACCGTAGTACGTTATCCGGCTACCACATCTAGGGCACTTCACTCCGTCGGCACTGCTTAATAGCATCGCTGTTCACCCTTCTGTCACTACGCTGCTGTCCTCACTAACTATTCTAGTTTGAGTAAATAAGTTCATTTCATAAAAAGATTTAATATCTATGCTGGGGGTTGGTGTGAATTGTTATTGAATCTCCAGGCCGGCTCTTAAAGCTTTCATATTTGTCTCAAGCCATTTCTCAGAAACTATTTCTTTTAAAGTGCTCTCAACGTGCCTTACGTCCATAATGCCTGTCCTCGCGATCATGTGCCCTAATGCCACAATATTACTCACTCTGGAGGTGCCCACGGCCCTCTCAGCGATCTCATCATACGGTGCTGAGAATACTTTCTGCACTGCAGAGGGGAACTCCTTAACATATGTGGAGTTGAGGAAGACGTAAGCATCACTACTCAGCATCCTGGCGTACCTGTCTAGGCTGTAGGGGAACATGAATAGTGCTATACTCGCCCTAACAACTTTAACGAAGTCCACGCCTTCAGGGTTGTCCGTTATTATGAGATCAACACGCGACTCCCCACCCCTGGTCTCTGAGGCATAGGTCTCGGAGCCTGTGGCAAACAGGCCCGCGTACTTGGCCGCGGCCACCCCTAATATGCGTCCGAGAAGGAGGACCCCCTGACCGCCCCTCCCAACTATGAGTATCTCATGCTTCAAGTCTACCGCCTCCCAAGTATCTCTAAGTAGCTAGGGTTGTCACGCATTATATACTCGCCGAGAACGAACCCCTTCTCCCAGTCAAGCTCTGACTCCTCAACGTTGGGGTTCTGCTTGACTACGACCTTGCTCCTCAGCGTGTTGTAGAGAGTGACCGGATCTCTGAGTCCTATATGCCTCCCAAAGATTTCAGGACATGTTGACAGAACCTCGATGAATCTGAAGCCCTTCATTCCTAGGGCCCTGTACATGAACTGCTCTATAAGCGGCGGATGCGTCACTGACGCCCGAGCCACGTAGTTGGGGTTAAGCGATGAGATCAGCTTCACCGCGTTAAGCGGTGGCTCCGGGTTGCCGTAGGGGGTCGTGGTCGTGTAGAGTCCGCGCGGCGTTGTCGGCGCCATCTGACCTCCGGTCATGGCATAGACGAAGTTGGTGATCATCACTACTATCAGGTCCATGTTCCTCTTCGCCGCGTGGATTAAGTGGTTGCCGCCGATGCCGGCGATGTCTCCATCACCGCCTATGATTATCATCTCCAGCCCTGGCTTCGCGAGCTTAGCGCCAGTGGCGAAGGCTACAGCCCTCCCGTGCAGGGTGTGTGCAGCGTCGAAGTTGACGTAGAAGGAGGTTCTCGCAGAGCAGCCGATGCCTGTGACGAAGACTATATTCTCCCTCTTCAGTGAGCCCTCCCTAACCCTCCTGTCTATAGCTCTCATGATGCTTCCTAAGTTTATGCCGAGCCCGCAGCCAGGGCACCATATGTGGGGTAGTCTGTCAGTCCTCAAGTACTTGTCGAGTGGGTGATATCCCTTCACGGAGGAGCCCTCTACATCCATTCTCTAATCCCCTCCACTATATCATCAGGCGTCGGTACATCCAGGTTCAGGAGCGGGAGAGACAAGACCTCACCATTCTTCACTATTCTCTCGATATCGTAGACTACCTTCCCTACATTGTTCTCAGCTACGAACACCTTATCAGCATGCCTGCAGTACTCCCTAATCACCCCAACCTTCAGAGGCCACAGCGTCTTGAGTCTAAGCAGGCCTGCCTTGACGCCGGAGTTTCTGAGGGCCCTGACAGCAGCCAGGGCCGCCCTGGCGGTCGAGCCGTATGACACTACGATGTATTTTGAGTCGTTTATGTAGTAGCCCTCAACGTCGAAGACCTGGTCAATGCGGTTTAAGATCTTGTTGCAGAGCCTGTTGACGAGTCTGCGGTACGTGTTAACGTCTTGCTTGTAGTACCCGCGCTCATCATGCGTTAGGGACTCAACAATCACGTTATATCCCTCCCCGAAGCAGGCCATAGGCGGTATCAAGTCATCATCCGGTCTGTAAGGCAGATACTCGTCCGGCGGGACCGTAGGTTTCTTCCTGTTAACTACCTCAATCTCCCCCGGCTCCCTCAAAATCGCCGCCTCCCATAAATGAGCAATCACAGAATCGGAGAGCAGGACTACCGGCGTTCTTAAAGATTCGGAGATATTGAAAGCCTTCACGGTCATGTCGAAAGCCTCCTGAACAGACCACGGCGCAAGAACCGGGATCACGTAATCCCCGTGAGGTCCGTTCCTAACCTGAAGGACGTCGCTTTGAGATGATTTAGTGGGCACTCCCGTGGAGGGACCTGCCCTCATGACATTAACCACTACTAGCGGCGTCTCGGTGATGATGGCTAGGCCTAGCGCTTCAACCATGAGGGAGAAGCCCGGCCCCGAGGTGGCCGTCATGGATTTGACGCCTGCCCATGAGGCCCCGACCACAGCGTTAATCGAGGCTATCTCGTCCTCGAACTGCATCATGACGCCCCCTACCTCAGGGAGTTTCTCAGCTAGGTACTCCATGATGTCCGAGGCAGGGGTTATCGGGTATCCTGCGTAGAACCTCATCCCAGCGGCTATGGCTCCCTCGGCGATCGCCGTATTACCCGAGATAAAAACCCTCCTCATCTACCACTAACCTCCACAAAAATGGCGAAGTCGGGGCAGTTAAACTCGCAGAGCCTACATCCGATGCACTTGCCTATGTTGGCTGGCACTGGATACCTGAACCCATATTTGTTATACCTATCGCCTCTGACCAAGACCTTAGTCGGGCACACGCTGATGCATATGCCGCATTCCTTACACCTATTCGCAACAACGTTAATGCCGAACCTGCCGCCAGAAGACTTGATTAACTCCT
This portion of the Zestosphaera sp. genome encodes:
- a CDS encoding orotidine 5'-phosphate decarboxylase / HUMPS family protein, which gives rise to MGLAHRMLRGSGRPIVLAVNYPPPDIVVLDVFLNKVRDFISGVKIGLPYMLRYGLKGLGNLIGKHRNDYYFIADLKLADLAEVMGPAVSEVSSVGFHGVVAHAFVGYKGALESLSAQVKGLDMDLFLQVSLPHEGAGEVLDPSYPLVRGVLNLADASGLIVPASKSIVIKDLKNFFTKKYVILASGILRMGAQPGEGLCSGADAEVVGRAITLAVNPEEAVKEIASSQKRYLESRRNACVST
- a CDS encoding DUF2208 family protein, producing MAYVQSRKQLLVSTVYSQVLILTLATVNVFYPEYYQYTFILFFLAAMVFTTWSVRKSRVGGKVSPEEVRGGRLLLKSSRSDVMELQSKDSELVAELKPMLKLSMLNLAILPVFFIWYWAYFQFINALTIVEVSEYRFLAYLIGYEVPFALVQAVNLMSRRSVRVMVQVVSEYEVYDKGVLGTGIALKFPFGESKYKVEVNTKRMFVDLVQTSSGKSVVKLRFYSKNPERLHEIFRRYGLQP
- a CDS encoding 2-oxoacid:acceptor oxidoreductase family protein — protein: MKHEILIVGRGGQGVLLLGRILGVAAAKYAGLFATGSETYASETRGGESRVDLIITDNPEGVDFVKVVRASIALFMFPYSLDRYARMLSSDAYVFLNSTYVKEFPSAVQKVFSAPYDEIAERAVGTSRVSNIVALGHMIARTGIMDVRHVESTLKEIVSEKWLETNMKALRAGLEIQ
- a CDS encoding thiamine pyrophosphate-dependent enzyme, producing the protein MDVEGSSVKGYHPLDKYLRTDRLPHIWCPGCGLGINLGSIMRAIDRRVREGSLKRENIVFVTGIGCSARTSFYVNFDAAHTLHGRAVAFATGAKLAKPGLEMIIIGGDGDIAGIGGNHLIHAAKRNMDLIVVMITNFVYAMTGGQMAPTTPRGLYTTTTPYGNPEPPLNAVKLISSLNPNYVARASVTHPPLIEQFMYRALGMKGFRFIEVLSTCPEIFGRHIGLRDPVTLYNTLRSKVVVKQNPNVEESELDWEKGFVLGEYIMRDNPSYLEILGRR
- a CDS encoding 2-oxoacid:acceptor oxidoreductase subunit alpha; the protein is MRRVFISGNTAIAEGAIAAGMRFYAGYPITPASDIMEYLAEKLPEVGGVMMQFEDEIASINAVVGASWAGVKSMTATSGPGFSLMVEALGLAIITETPLVVVNVMRAGPSTGVPTKSSQSDVLQVRNGPHGDYVIPVLAPWSVQEAFDMTVKAFNISESLRTPVVLLSDSVIAHLWEAAILREPGEIEVVNRKKPTVPPDEYLPYRPDDDLIPPMACFGEGYNVIVESLTHDERGYYKQDVNTYRRLVNRLCNKILNRIDQVFDVEGYYINDSKYIVVSYGSTARAALAAVRALRNSGVKAGLLRLKTLWPLKVGVIREYCRHADKVFVAENNVGKVVYDIERIVKNGEVLSLPLLNLDVPTPDDIVEGIREWM
- a CDS encoding 4Fe-4S binding protein; its protein translation is MKSSGGRFGINVVANRCKECGICISVCPTKVLVRGDRYNKYGFRYPVPANIGKCIGCRLCEFNCPDFAIFVEVSGR